One window of the Candidatus Thermoplasmatota archaeon genome contains the following:
- a CDS encoding choice-of-anchor L domain-containing protein, producing the protein MIKKIPHVLLLMICMLVIVHSMMPLKTVHAGTYNGADLAAAILVDPATLISSSYTDTDSSGTRQACVSTGLGIIQPTHGSSFVLLSTGIAGIYPVTSNGLNPGSERGNWFRGGQYGTPRDRATLTLTLQVPAFMHYLYYDVQFFTTEYPDYLNSQYNDQLTITVQSPSQGTTTYIINVNGGDFVLNANDILGSGFDVFATSGNPSDVDWLTTTPIPGAADAGATALTGREHPVSPNEQITVTFDIVDVGDNQFDSTAFIDNLHFTGFAQANLIARKTVVDLNGDEPEPGDILEYRITISNIGTAPQTNNPGYEFEDLIPQFTTYIPGSATKSSGTIAYSASQNKITWDGGIPAQSSVILTFRVQINQSLADGTIISNQGTVFWDSNEDGINDKTELSDDPNVDDGIDIDGDGDTGDDDPTIVIVSSFEVPVQLIENFANDPTGEKATQSYEDILWFETTTQSIQSAFSVAGDYHYHTPKSFKTKLRSSTGFEYWNYSLRALNCDVTAWEIWFACGNTSEPYDLYLEFKNTAGTTIAKIKILYSNEGTELPLEYLAKIYYLAPGNTWIQLNSKFTNGALYGGVLGDTWWYKLRIERTSNEQITYKLYQSNQGVVDDRTSGTLGTPFSDLSSIKWSTTADPIVCPIFFWDDHLLELQPRN; encoded by the coding sequence ATGATAAAAAAAATACCGCATGTACTTCTTCTCATGATCTGCATGCTAGTAATAGTACATAGTATGATGCCACTAAAAACAGTTCATGCAGGAACATACAATGGTGCAGATCTTGCTGCTGCAATCCTTGTTGATCCAGCAACCCTCATCAGCTCATCGTACACTGATACTGATTCCAGCGGAACCAGACAAGCATGCGTATCAACCGGTCTTGGCATCATACAACCAACCCATGGCTCGTCATTTGTACTCTTAAGTACCGGCATCGCAGGAATCTACCCAGTAACATCGAATGGATTAAATCCTGGCAGTGAACGAGGAAACTGGTTCCGAGGAGGACAATACGGAACTCCACGAGATCGTGCAACACTCACCTTAACGTTGCAAGTACCAGCATTCATGCATTATCTCTACTATGACGTTCAGTTTTTCACCACTGAATACCCTGATTATCTCAACAGCCAGTATAACGATCAGCTAACCATAACTGTCCAATCACCATCCCAAGGAACCACAACATATATCATCAACGTCAACGGTGGTGACTTTGTTCTCAATGCAAACGACATACTGGGAAGTGGATTTGATGTGTTTGCAACGAGCGGCAATCCGAGCGATGTTGACTGGCTAACTACAACACCAATTCCTGGCGCAGCTGATGCAGGTGCAACAGCGCTCACCGGTCGAGAACACCCAGTATCACCAAACGAACAAATCACAGTTACCTTTGATATCGTTGATGTCGGCGACAATCAATTTGACAGTACCGCATTTATTGACAATCTCCATTTCACTGGTTTTGCCCAGGCAAACCTCATCGCACGAAAAACCGTTGTTGATCTCAACGGTGATGAACCGGAACCTGGGGATATCCTCGAATATCGAATCACCATCAGTAACATTGGAACTGCACCGCAAACCAACAACCCTGGATATGAATTTGAAGATTTAATCCCACAATTCACCACCTATATCCCAGGTTCAGCAACAAAAAGCTCGGGAACAATAGCATATAGCGCATCTCAGAACAAAATCACCTGGGATGGTGGTATCCCTGCACAAAGTAGTGTCATTTTAACCTTCAGAGTTCAGATTAATCAATCTCTTGCTGATGGAACAATCATCTCAAATCAAGGAACGGTATTTTGGGATAGTAATGAAGATGGAATCAACGACAAAACAGAACTCAGTGATGACCCAAACGTTGATGATGGAATCGACATTGATGGCGATGGCGACACTGGTGATGATGACCCAACCATCGTCATCGTCTCATCATTTGAAGTACCCGTACAACTCATAGAAAACTTTGCAAATGATCCAACTGGTGAAAAAGCAACGCAAAGCTACGAGGACATACTCTGGTTTGAAACAACGACACAATCGATCCAAAGTGCATTTTCGGTTGCTGGTGATTACCACTATCACACGCCAAAATCCTTTAAAACAAAACTGCGAAGCTCAACCGGCTTTGAATACTGGAATTATTCACTGCGTGCATTAAACTGTGATGTCACTGCATGGGAAATTTGGTTTGCCTGTGGAAACACCAGTGAACCCTATGATTTATACCTTGAGTTCAAAAACACTGCAGGGACAACCATTGCAAAAATCAAAATACTCTACAGCAATGAAGGAACTGAACTGCCCTTAGAGTATCTTGCAAAAATATACTACCTGGCACCAGGGAACACGTGGATACAACTGAACTCCAAATTCACTAACGGTGCTCTATATGGAGGAGTTCTCGGTGACACGTGGTGGTATAAACTAAGAATTGAAAGAACCAGCAACGAACAAATCACCTACAAACTCTATCAAAGCAACCAAGGAGTTGTTGACGATCGCACCTCAGGAACTCTGGGTACACCATTCTCAGATCTCAGCAGCATCAAATGGAGTACTACAGCTGATCCAATTGTTTGTCCCATCTTTTTCTGGGATGATCATCTCCTTGAACTCCAACCACGAAACTAA
- a CDS encoding laminin G domain-containing protein, producing the protein MVDSMIRANNIAESEIIAAMLLLIIAVVAAGVIYNQVLPVPLPPKEPNVHLVGYVTSDGTAIIEHMGGPSLSNYEIYVDGELIYKSTGSPWEIGGKTPPSLLPSLTNPDDKVRITVYTYTNTGTKTVVFEGILEGREQKEPDTPALYSMPISTLRTNSPDEDIICYYHFVHPTINPITYIYNWMLKPSGGQFKPFAQLIMPFDTFDRTQTRDYSGNDNHGAIADAIWTSIGRVGGAYQYSGNHYISFPYCFDDEYLGKITLEAWIKTSTSSGTILSFNREKYLELAISDGFVKWTTKAADGISDILGNTRVDDNLWHHILVTYNSVTGNGAIYVDGLLDIQQRMHLPGSALGTGETPIGYIGKGYAAENRKNLFSTDFENREERNYWSEDTSGIMTSVYDNVDTAASNVDGVADKGSESNFPNAQSISVDNNVMTIQESDQDAGTSILGKNSGSGSSYVTINGNQMYGQVFTATSTGEIYQATFYGRSNTGTRNAKIIICDSSGNILPNGISTSFSVSSTAGNKIGTWPAGSRPIVTNGQPYWIMVITDANALYLYYSSTSGGFSKIDTTNSYSSPTNPTDATTGTYNYRVLYADINNLKYQIDFEYQWTSATYTIVNKEICIYVTSHTGSEHLQVNYWTGSMWSPLGTITTTGWSNFTATGLISSVYTIQFKGTSETTDASQDRWDIDVILLHLWADQGIFDIFPSAMINPHSGSNSLGGTGDFDPYSTAFNRNPIDVTGYDDIIISFWYSYKQLQTSDSFGVYYRDGTTWVPLFQLSTPQPGEQQTPWIKVEAIVPDTIDSVVLQFRWTSSSPNAYIVIDDLEITGIPTGEEKNFIGLIDELRIYNRILSSEQIYQNYLNQKDGTTLKNVIVAEETSLGQTWKCIVTPNDSTQDDASTESDILYLISYGGG; encoded by the coding sequence ATGGTAGATAGCATGATTCGTGCTAACAATATAGCTGAGTCAGAGATTATTGCTGCAATGCTTTTACTTATTATTGCCGTCGTAGCAGCAGGTGTAATCTACAATCAAGTACTCCCAGTACCACTCCCACCAAAAGAACCAAACGTTCATCTCGTCGGATACGTAACGAGCGACGGAACTGCAATCATTGAACACATGGGCGGACCCTCTCTATCAAACTATGAAATCTATGTCGATGGTGAACTTATCTACAAATCCACGGGATCACCATGGGAGATCGGAGGTAAAACACCTCCTTCACTCCTCCCAAGTCTCACCAACCCTGACGACAAAGTACGAATCACCGTCTATACCTATACAAATACGGGGACAAAAACCGTTGTCTTCGAAGGGATTCTCGAAGGACGTGAACAAAAAGAACCAGACACACCAGCATTATACTCGATGCCCATCTCCACCCTTCGAACCAACAGTCCTGACGAAGATATAATCTGTTATTACCATTTTGTACATCCAACCATCAACCCAATAACCTACATCTACAATTGGATGCTGAAACCAAGCGGAGGACAATTTAAACCATTCGCTCAACTGATCATGCCGTTTGACACGTTTGATAGAACACAAACTCGTGATTACTCAGGAAATGATAACCATGGAGCAATTGCAGATGCCATATGGACCAGCATCGGTCGTGTCGGTGGAGCATATCAATACTCTGGGAATCACTACATTTCGTTTCCCTATTGTTTCGATGATGAGTACCTTGGAAAAATTACTCTTGAGGCATGGATAAAAACCAGTACTTCATCAGGAACTATACTTTCGTTCAACCGTGAAAAATACCTAGAACTTGCAATATCTGATGGATTTGTCAAATGGACCACGAAAGCAGCCGATGGCATCAGTGATATCCTTGGAAACACCAGAGTCGATGACAACCTTTGGCATCATATTCTGGTCACCTACAATTCGGTTACAGGTAACGGTGCAATTTACGTCGATGGATTACTCGACATACAACAACGAATGCACCTCCCAGGATCAGCGCTGGGCACCGGAGAAACACCTATTGGATATATCGGGAAAGGATACGCTGCAGAAAACAGAAAAAACCTGTTTTCAACAGATTTCGAAAATCGAGAAGAACGAAATTATTGGAGTGAAGACACCTCAGGAATTATGACCTCAGTGTATGACAACGTTGACACCGCAGCAAGCAATGTTGACGGTGTTGCAGACAAAGGTAGTGAAAGTAACTTTCCCAATGCCCAGAGCATCTCCGTTGACAACAATGTCATGACCATCCAAGAATCAGATCAAGATGCAGGCACAAGTATCCTAGGAAAAAATTCAGGAAGCGGATCCTCATATGTCACCATCAACGGAAATCAAATGTACGGCCAGGTGTTTACAGCAACATCAACAGGAGAAATCTACCAGGCAACCTTTTATGGAAGGTCAAACACCGGGACACGAAATGCAAAAATCATCATCTGTGATTCCTCAGGAAACATTCTCCCCAACGGCATCAGCACCTCATTTTCAGTCAGTTCAACAGCAGGAAATAAAATCGGAACCTGGCCAGCAGGGTCACGACCGATTGTCACCAATGGTCAACCCTACTGGATCATGGTAATAACCGATGCCAATGCTCTCTATCTGTACTACTCATCAACATCAGGTGGATTCAGCAAAATAGATACAACAAATAGTTATTCTTCACCGACCAATCCAACCGATGCCACAACAGGAACATACAATTACCGCGTCTTATACGCCGATATCAACAACCTCAAATATCAAATCGACTTTGAATATCAATGGACATCAGCCACATACACCATTGTCAATAAAGAAATATGCATCTATGTTACCTCACACACCGGTTCTGAACACCTTCAAGTAAATTACTGGACCGGGTCAATGTGGTCTCCATTAGGAACAATAACAACTACAGGCTGGTCGAATTTTACCGCAACAGGACTTATCTCCTCAGTTTATACCATCCAGTTCAAAGGAACCTCAGAAACAACCGATGCATCACAAGACCGCTGGGATATCGACGTTATCCTCCTCCACCTCTGGGCAGATCAAGGCATCTTTGACATCTTTCCATCAGCAATGATCAATCCCCATAGCGGTTCAAACTCTCTGGGAGGAACCGGTGATTTCGATCCATACTCTACCGCATTTAACAGAAACCCCATCGATGTTACAGGGTACGATGATATCATCATCTCATTCTGGTATAGCTACAAACAATTACAAACATCTGATTCCTTTGGTGTATATTACCGAGATGGTACAACATGGGTTCCGTTGTTTCAATTAAGTACTCCGCAACCAGGAGAACAACAAACCCCATGGATAAAAGTAGAAGCAATAGTACCTGATACTATCGACTCAGTGGTACTCCAATTCAGATGGACAAGCTCATCTCCAAATGCCTATATCGTCATTGATGATCTTGAAATAACCGGTATCCCAACAGGTGAAGAGAAAAACTTCATCGGACTTATTGATGAACTCCGCATCTACAATCGAATTCTTTCTTCAGAACAAATCTATCAGAACTACCTCAACCAAAAAGATGGAACGACGTTAAAAAACGTTATCGTAGCTGAAGAAACAAGTCTTGGTCAAACCTGGAAATGCATCGTCACACCAAATGATAGCACCCAAGATGATGCTTCCACCGAATCAGACATCCTGTACCTCATAAGCTATGGAGGAGGATAA
- a CDS encoding type II secretion system F family protein produces the protein MKKIFDKPYDINKRYGKDITVDIIICASIGLATIFFILGFFALIKKPIIPTNFFSAIDYFVFGVLGCIGPIGFYNHLKMKRRKEVEDHLPDLLRDIANSSASGMTIYDSIRIASEGDYGGLTSELKMMTAQLSWGIPINEALTNFAKRVNTNEVKRLAITINKALEIGGNTAAVFNSAAKELDQIKRVEQQRRVEMSMYSIVIFISFFVFLAVIIVINTTIFSAIFDIQGKMAGKAIGGLRIAQIDPTAVRDMFFTFVFVQSMGGGLLGGFMMEGNISSGIRQAFILVLVSLAVFKIMF, from the coding sequence ATGAAAAAGATTTTTGACAAACCATACGACATTAACAAGCGTTACGGGAAAGATATCACCGTTGATATCATTATCTGCGCCTCAATTGGTTTAGCAACCATATTTTTTATTCTTGGTTTTTTCGCATTGATAAAAAAGCCAATTATTCCAACAAATTTCTTTTCAGCGATTGACTATTTTGTATTTGGCGTCCTCGGATGTATTGGCCCTATTGGTTTTTATAATCATCTTAAGATGAAACGACGGAAAGAAGTTGAAGACCATCTTCCTGATCTGCTACGTGATATTGCCAACTCATCTGCATCCGGTATGACGATTTATGATTCGATACGTATAGCATCTGAAGGTGATTACGGTGGTCTCACCTCAGAATTGAAAATGATGACCGCACAGCTTTCGTGGGGCATCCCGATCAACGAAGCATTGACGAATTTTGCAAAAAGGGTGAATACCAACGAGGTTAAACGTCTTGCAATTACAATAAATAAAGCATTGGAAATCGGTGGAAACACTGCAGCAGTTTTTAACTCAGCTGCCAAAGAATTAGATCAAATTAAACGAGTTGAACAGCAACGGCGTGTCGAAATGTCGATGTACAGCATTGTTATTTTTATTAGTTTTTTTGTGTTTCTTGCAGTGATCATCGTCATCAATACGACGATTTTTTCAGCTATTTTTGATATTCAGGGGAAGATGGCTGGAAAAGCAATCGGTGGACTTCGGATTGCACAGATTGATCCCACCGCGGTTCGTGATATGTTTTTTACGTTTGTGTTCGTACAGAGTATGGGCGGCGGATTGCTTGGTGGTTTTATGATGGAGGGAAATATCTCTTCAGGTATCCGCCAGGCGTTTATCCTCGTACTTGTCTCGCTAGCAGTGTTTAAAATCATGTTTTAA
- a CDS encoding type II/IV secretion system ATPase subunit, which translates to MGLLEKAYQVKKPQPSEEKVSEIAKVDHIVKKPKTTSKKKQKKTQEQPQKTEILQENTAQGLLAKAKLQKNKTAEPSLTICHDGGLEILEQSEGYGWKKMGKKRIVFDHTTNTYRYEVIEPELTNDEAELKKELSHLFKMLADINTFDMTYEEKEKFCLETLERIIKDNNITFDKKTLKRKLSSTEQKPKPEKNKKIKEHQDKKKFFSLKKQKIDESETSGFSENSKDKIFYHIFRDFLGYGRIDILMHEDGIEDISCDGPETPIFIHHRKYEAIDTNIYFESEEELNNFVVRLCQISGQQISIYSPIIDGKLPDGSRLQATLARTVTKGSTFTIRKFKENPLTPIDLIKFKSISLDMAAYFWMAIENGASILFCGGTASGKTSALNALLLFVPESHKIVSIEDTREVNIPHKNWIAGTTRKGFNTSEDSKTGKDIDMFDLIRAALRQRPRVIIVGEVRGREAYSLFQAMATGHTAYATVHASTIHTLIQRLENPPISLPRALLTSLEIIVFQNAVNIGGKMVRRMTSVTEIIKLDSDTNQLIFMAPFTWVSKTDDRFECSRTSKVLNTIKQQNDWTDEQLEEELDRRKLILEWMVKKDIRDYKKFGEIIALYRKFPERVLEQVYKDMKP; encoded by the coding sequence ATGGGTCTTTTAGAAAAAGCATACCAGGTAAAAAAACCACAGCCTTCTGAAGAAAAAGTTTCAGAGATAGCTAAAGTAGATCACATCGTTAAGAAACCGAAAACGACTTCAAAAAAAAAGCAGAAAAAAACACAGGAACAACCACAAAAAACAGAAATCCTTCAAGAAAACACAGCTCAGGGTCTTCTTGCGAAAGCAAAACTCCAAAAAAACAAAACAGCTGAACCATCTTTAACAATCTGCCATGACGGCGGTCTTGAGATACTTGAGCAAAGTGAGGGTTATGGTTGGAAAAAGATGGGGAAGAAACGCATAGTCTTTGACCATACAACAAATACATATCGTTATGAGGTCATCGAGCCGGAATTGACAAATGATGAAGCTGAATTGAAAAAAGAACTCTCCCATCTCTTCAAAATGCTTGCAGATATTAACACATTTGATATGACGTATGAAGAGAAAGAAAAATTTTGCCTTGAGACACTAGAACGAATTATCAAAGATAACAATATCACATTTGATAAAAAAACTCTAAAAAGAAAATTATCAAGCACCGAGCAAAAACCAAAACCAGAGAAAAACAAAAAGATCAAAGAACACCAAGACAAGAAAAAATTCTTCTCATTGAAAAAACAAAAAATAGATGAAAGCGAAACATCTGGTTTTTCTGAAAATTCAAAAGATAAAATATTTTACCATATCTTCCGTGACTTTCTCGGGTATGGACGAATTGACATCCTCATGCACGAAGATGGGATTGAAGATATTTCCTGCGACGGACCGGAAACGCCAATCTTTATTCACCATCGAAAATATGAAGCAATAGATACCAATATCTACTTTGAAAGTGAAGAAGAACTCAATAATTTCGTAGTACGACTCTGCCAAATCTCAGGTCAACAAATATCGATCTATTCACCCATCATCGATGGAAAATTACCTGATGGTTCACGATTACAGGCAACCCTTGCACGAACCGTTACGAAAGGATCTACATTTACAATTAGAAAATTCAAAGAAAACCCACTCACCCCAATTGATCTTATCAAGTTTAAATCAATTTCACTAGATATGGCTGCATATTTTTGGATGGCAATCGAAAACGGAGCTTCGATTTTATTCTGCGGGGGAACTGCAAGTGGAAAAACATCAGCATTGAATGCCTTACTGTTGTTTGTTCCAGAATCACATAAAATCGTCTCCATCGAAGATACCCGAGAGGTCAACATTCCTCATAAAAACTGGATTGCAGGAACTACCCGGAAAGGATTCAACACCAGCGAAGATAGTAAAACTGGAAAGGATATCGACATGTTTGATCTAATCCGTGCGGCACTCAGACAGCGGCCACGAGTAATTATCGTCGGTGAAGTCCGAGGTCGAGAAGCATACAGTCTTTTTCAAGCAATGGCAACTGGCCATACTGCGTATGCAACAGTTCATGCAAGTACGATTCATACACTTATCCAACGATTAGAAAATCCGCCGATTTCTCTTCCCCGAGCATTACTTACCTCATTGGAAATCATCGTCTTTCAAAACGCGGTAAACATTGGGGGAAAAATGGTTCGACGGATGACGAGTGTTACCGAGATCATAAAACTAGATAGTGACACAAACCAGCTCATTTTTATGGCGCCATTTACCTGGGTTTCAAAAACAGATGACCGTTTTGAATGTAGTCGAACGAGCAAGGTTCTTAATACGATCAAACAGCAGAATGATTGGACTGATGAACAACTTGAAGAAGAACTCGACCGCCGGAAGTTGATTCTTGAATGGATGGTAAAAAAAGACATCAGGGACTATAAAAAATTCGGTGAAATCATTGCATTGTATCGGAAATTCCCTGAGAGAGTACTCGAACAGGTTTATAAGGATATGAAACCATGA
- a CDS encoding type II secretion system F family protein, protein MKSTKYTRFCRRVFSGVFEKMNISETSKNRLLEKADISMVYQEYYSMVLMNILIGFIASFSTTLFLYLLVPHPTTALLLLVVTSLVPVLIGLIYIQLPASKAKSRGKNIDRYLPYVANFVNTMSAAGISPSEIFGTLAGIELYGEVQKEAKKITTEIELMGIDTITALKHAIAISPSKKFKDFIQGIIGVIQSGSELGPYFERCVERYMFDDLEERKKNLESLAIMAESFVVTVIAFPLFLVIIISIMGLTSGGISFSFLYILSLVILPMAYFGFYVMMKSGMGESV, encoded by the coding sequence ATGAAATCGACGAAGTACACACGGTTTTGTCGTCGGGTATTTTCAGGTGTTTTTGAAAAAATGAATATCAGTGAAACCAGTAAAAATCGGTTGTTAGAAAAAGCAGATATCAGCATGGTCTACCAAGAGTATTACTCTATGGTTTTGATGAATATTCTTATTGGATTTATCGCTTCGTTTTCAACAACGCTGTTTCTGTATCTGTTAGTTCCACATCCAACAACTGCACTATTGTTACTTGTAGTCACTTCTCTGGTGCCAGTGCTCATCGGTTTAATCTATATTCAGCTTCCTGCTTCAAAAGCAAAAAGTCGTGGTAAAAACATTGACCGATATCTCCCCTATGTTGCTAACTTTGTCAACACCATGTCTGCTGCAGGTATCTCTCCATCTGAGATTTTTGGCACGCTCGCAGGTATTGAACTCTATGGTGAAGTTCAGAAAGAGGCAAAAAAAATCACGACTGAGATTGAACTTATGGGTATCGATACCATTACAGCATTAAAACATGCAATTGCGATTTCTCCATCAAAAAAATTTAAAGATTTCATCCAGGGGATTATCGGTGTTATCCAATCAGGAAGTGAACTTGGGCCGTATTTCGAACGATGCGTAGAACGATATATGTTTGATGATCTCGAAGAACGAAAAAAGAATCTTGAATCTCTGGCGATTATGGCTGAAAGTTTTGTGGTAACCGTGATTGCGTTTCCATTGTTTCTGGTGATTATAATTTCTATTATGGGGCTCACTAGCGGCGGCATCTCATTTAGTTTTCTGTACATCTTGTCACTTGTGATTCTTCCAATGGCATATTTTGGTTTTTATGTAATGATGAAATCAGGAATGGGGGAATCAGTATAA